A genomic segment from Bufo bufo chromosome 8, aBufBuf1.1, whole genome shotgun sequence encodes:
- the LOC120977909 gene encoding RING finger protein 225-like, which produces MEDEPQTATLEVDEVSECVICFTSYDTLFHLPKVLSCGHVFCLECLSRITVGSTEPQSLPCPICRVPTSVPPKKGPPALSTDKDLLRSLSTSITCPAPSLRFSRKKGRLYVPQNNNLNISSVSLSVDLGRPPPDPHSARGLCQLMRSGGCVFYGSIVLIVVLTVALILAGVYIFYLLPWRYNNALGSQPGGFNETYTPNVTTDIRP; this is translated from the coding sequence ATGGAGGATGAACCCCAAACTGCCACGCTTGAGGTTGATGAAGTCTCAGAGTGTGTGATCTGCTTCACGTCATATGACACTCTCTTTCATCTTCCCAAGGTCCTCTCCTGCGGCCATGTCTTCTGCTTGGAATGTCTGTCTAGAATCACAGTGGGATCAACAGAGCCACAATCTCTTCCTTGCCCAATATGTCGGGTGCCAACCTCAGTTCCACCAAAGAAGGGTCCTCCTGCACTGTCTACCGACAAAGACTTGCTAAGAAGTCTCAGCACTTCAATAACTTGCCCAGCCCCCTCCTTGAGATTTAGCCGAAAAAAGGGCCGTttgtatgtgccccaaaataaCAATCTCAACATTAGCTCTGTCAGCCTGAGTGTAGACCTCGGGCGCCCACCACCGGACCCACATTCTGCTCGAGGACTGTGCCAACTGATGAGATCAGGAGGTTGTGTCTTCTACGGCTCAATTGTTTTAATTGTGGTCCTAACGGTGGCCTTGATCCTGGCTGGAGTCTATATTTTCTACCTACTTCCTTGGCGTTACAATAATGCTTTAGGCTCACAGCCTGGTGGCTTCAACGAAACCTACACTCCAAATGTCACAACCGACATCCGACCATAG